The Musa acuminata AAA Group cultivar baxijiao chromosome BXJ2-5, Cavendish_Baxijiao_AAA, whole genome shotgun sequence genomic interval AATTGCTCGAATTATGAACCAATATTTAACTTAAGGATTAATCATATATACTGGATATTTCACACAGATATTAAGGACCAATATCTGTGAGTAAAAGACAAGTAGCTGAAAAGCTCATCTTGCATCACAAGTAAACTACAAGATCCATCCAAGCCCGCTGCTTAAGGCCATGACCTTGTTCTGATGAAAAAGAAAAGACCTATAATTACATGACCTAAACATGTTGATGTAGGCAGCTTGATTGCCAACATTCAGCATTTTTGGCATACTGACACAATTGTCGGGCAAACAATTCTCATCCACTACATGACTTTGTTGCTTAAATTGTTGAGTTAGGTGGGAAAAATCATAGCTAATTACTTAAACATGAGGGTCTTTCAGTGCCCCAACTTCTATCTATTAATCTCATTTTGCCAATCTTCTACCTGTCCATATTCAATTAACAACTTTAGGAGTGCCAGAAGACTCAAAAGTAGGCATTTTTGCAAGCCAAATAAAATGACAAAGTCCATCAACTCTCTTTTTTGCTTTCAATAGTCGAGAACTGTTCTATGAAAAATTTCAGCACTGTTATGCTGAAGAAATTTGTCTTGGATAACATAATTTATTATCCTTTACTCAATTCTTTTGagaaaaaattttctttcttttgttatatCTGTTCTCAAGCCATTAAGGCTCCAACAGAGTCAGAAAGGTTTAAGCTTGACAGCAATTTTGGGATTCATAAGACATTTGAATGAACTACTACTGATTCCTTCTCTTGCACATTAGACAACACCTACAAGCCACACAAAAATCTGTTCTTTTGCGTGCTTCTATGATAGGAGATTGTAGACcgctgtgattcttgagctcacaaATATTACACACTGTCGATGATCCTTTTAAGGTACGCAAATCAGCAATCAAAGTAAAACTTCATGTAGTAGCTATAAAAGACTTGACGCTGCCATCAATTCCCTCCCACACCATCGGTAAGGCAACAGGAAGAGCAAGCATGGGCATGATAGCTTCATTCGCTAGACTCTGCTTACTAATCCTCCTCCCCTACGTCCTCCAAGCCCAAGCTAGGTCCTCCAACAGAACAACTCCGGCGCTCATAGTGTTCGGCGACTCGGTCGTAGACCCAGGCAACAACAATGCCATCGTCACCACCGTCAAATGCAACTTCCCGCCCTACGGCAAAGACTTCATCGATCACAAAGCCACCGGCCGCTTCAGCAACGGGAAGATCCCCTCCGACATGATAGGTAGTAAGTGTGATGAGAGTGTAGTCAGATTACATGAACTAATGGAGAGCAAATAAGCCTGGTGGTTTCTTCCAGCTTCTAGACTAGGAATAAAGCAGCTCGTACCAGCATACCTTGGGACAGAGCTCGACGCCGAGGACCTCCTCACCGGCGTAAGCTTCGCTTCAGGTGGCTCGGGATACGATCCTCTGACAAGTGAATTGGTGGTATCCGTTGCTATCCGTCCTTGTAGTTTTGCCTGTTCTTGTACTCGTAAAGACTCGAATGCCTGATGCAGCAAGCTATACCGATGAGCGAGCAGCTCAACATGTTTAAGGAGTACATGAAGAAGCTGGAAGAGATTGCGGGAGAGAGAAAGGCACGGGACATCATCTCCAGGAGTCTGTACCTCGTGATTACGGGGACCGATGACCTGGCGAACACGTACTTTACCACACCGTTTCGCAGAGCAGAGTACGATCTCCCCTCCTATATTAAGTTTGTGGTGGAGACGGCTACAAGCTTCGTGCAGGTATTCCTTCTCATTTTACCGAGTCTCTTGCTAAAAGCAATGGAGTAATGGCTTCTCGTTTTGAGTTCGAGCTCTGCATGCAACCTCGTTGTTAGAAGTTCTTGGAAGGATCACGTCTTCAACTGTACAACATAAGAGTACACGAATGGCAGACTACAACAGATTCAGGGAAAGCATAGActacaataaaaataaaactacAACATTACTGTGCTGATAAGAGGGCTTCCAAGAATTTCTCAGAGAACCACCATTTGCTCAATATGTTTCATCTAGGATTAACCTATCAATTTAGATTTTACCTatcaatttaaatatttattgaattatttatgtttttcttCTCTACTAAATTCGTTGGGCTTTTGTTTGAATTATTTGCCTAGTCCATCTTTGAACAATTGTCATGGACTTAGATTTTGATTCTTGTTTATAAGGTTTTAAGATCgacattttcaaaaaaaaaatcatgtttgacaaTAAAAAATAGCTCACTAACTAATTTTGTGACATTAGGAAATTCATGCACAATTTAtagtgactatatatatatatatatatatatatatatatatatatatatatatatatggctggCAAATGGTAATCTTTTTCCCTTCGTACCAATTAGCTATGCTAAACTATAGAAAAGCATAAAAGAGTATCCAAATTGATAACCCACATT includes:
- the LOC103984575 gene encoding GDSL esterase/lipase EXL3, whose amino-acid sequence is MGMIASFARLCLLILLPYVLQAQARSSNRTTPALIVFGDSVVDPGNNNAIVTTVKCNFPPYGKDFIDHKATGRFSNGKIPSDMIASRLGIKQLVPAYLGTELDAEDLLTGVSFASGGSGYDPLTSELVQAIPMSEQLNMFKEYMKKLEEIAGERKARDIISRSLYLVITGTDDLANTYFTTPFRRAEYDLPSYIKFVVETATSFVQELYNLGARRISVSGISPIGCLPSQRTLAGGIERECADLYNQAAVIYNSELSKELQRLNHSLPGSRILFIDMYTSLLDLMQRPEAYGFKETARGCCGTGIYEVTLTCNSFTAPPCEDVSKYLFWDTYHPTERAYNIIIKKILRQYPSSLN